A single genomic interval of Phycisphaerae bacterium harbors:
- a CDS encoding ABC transporter permease, protein MRKLFVLRREIPPWQAGLCGIACVVMVLGLWWLATRGEPEQRLLGPTVLPSPAETFATFPSLWFDRALTRNTWASLRRVALGFGLATLMGVPLGILGGCFSWFHAFLSPLSIFGRNIPVAALIPLTFSLFGIGEQQKIMFIFIACVAFIVSDSAQAVVDVDRRYIDTAYTLGARRRQVILKVLVPLAMPGIFNSLRLLFGLAFGYIMLAELVKFGDESGGLGDIIMTSQKRGQKEHILLVLMIIPLVAMAIDRVLFWIQRELFPHRYGSHGILNRGLRLVLHVYEDFINIFRRSVAQAAISAREPASTPDKKP, encoded by the coding sequence TTGCGCAAACTGTTCGTCCTTCGCCGCGAGATCCCGCCCTGGCAGGCCGGTCTCTGCGGCATCGCCTGCGTTGTCATGGTTCTCGGTTTGTGGTGGCTGGCGACGCGCGGCGAGCCGGAGCAGCGACTCCTCGGACCGACCGTGCTGCCCAGCCCGGCGGAAACGTTCGCCACCTTTCCCAGCCTCTGGTTCGATCGCGCGTTGACCCGAAACACCTGGGCCAGTCTGCGGCGGGTGGCTCTGGGGTTCGGCCTGGCCACCCTCATGGGCGTGCCGCTGGGCATCCTGGGCGGATGTTTCTCTTGGTTCCACGCCTTCCTGTCGCCGTTGTCGATCTTCGGCCGCAACATCCCTGTCGCCGCCCTGATCCCCCTGACCTTCTCGCTCTTCGGAATCGGCGAACAGCAGAAGATCATGTTCATCTTCATCGCCTGCGTGGCGTTCATCGTCTCCGATTCGGCTCAAGCCGTTGTCGACGTGGACCGCCGGTACATTGACACCGCCTACACCCTGGGCGCCCGTCGGCGTCAGGTCATCCTCAAGGTACTCGTCCCCCTGGCCATGCCGGGTATCTTCAACTCGCTGCGGCTGCTCTTCGGCCTGGCCTTCGGATACATCATGCTGGCCGAGCTGGTCAAGTTCGGCGACGAATCCGGCGGGTTGGGCGACATCATCATGACCTCCCAGAAGCGGGGCCAGAAAGAACATATTCTCCTGGTGCTGATGATCATCCCGCTGGTCGCGATGGCCATCGACCGCGTGCTGTTTTGGATTCAGCGGGAGCTGTTCCCGCACCGCTACGGCAGTCACGGGATTCTCAATCGTGGTCTGCGGTTAGTGTTGCACGTGTATGAGGATTTCATAAACATATTCCGCAGGTCGGTTGCCCAGGCCGCGATCAGTGCCCGCGAGCCGGCCTCGACTCCGGATAAGAAGCCATGA